In Macrobrachium rosenbergii isolate ZJJX-2024 chromosome 27, ASM4041242v1, whole genome shotgun sequence, the genomic stretch attgacttgaaattcaactttccaaagaatatggtgatcattaaccttactctttataataataatgatgattatgatgaaggTCAGGTTTTGTTTCCACATTGATCATTTGGACGTACATAAACTAGCAACCACTAAGCAAACACTTTAAATTAGCCAGTTTCTGTTCAACATTAAATAGGATAGTTTCCTGGGTAAAGTGACAGCATAAAACCAATCTTGAAACCAACTCACCAGTCCAAGCTGGCTGAATAGGCATCTGGCAACATCTCTTACTCTGTCGTCACCTGCTGACGCTAAAACATTTTCGAGATCGgctgcaaaaaaggaaaaaattaaaagattgatTTTTATGGCGTTTGGTTTTTAAAATTAGAACAGTTTTATGATTACATTTTCTGGTGGTAATCTTGTAACGTGGCGTGAATTTCGTTGGGGTGTTTAGTTTGAGATTAAAACagttttgtaattacattttctaTTGCTAATCTGGTAACGTGGCGTGAATTTCGTTGGGgtgtttagtttaaaattaaagctgTTTTCAGCGTGAATTACCTTGAAGAGTttactttatgaaataaaaaattttataattacattttctattgGTCATCTGGTAACATGACGTCAATTTCTTTGTAGTTACTGAATATAGGGAAGTGTTTATTTTAGAAGTCTGACGAAAATAAtcgaaaaacattttgaaagagaCATGGTTATGTATATTGCTACTTGTAGTAGCACCTCAAATTAACAAACGCTTTAGgggtctggcctttctgataagtaacgaGTCTATTAAGTAACAAAGGCCCTAGATTGTATTGCTACTTCTACAAGTAGCACCTCAGCTTAACAAACGCTTTAGgggtctggcctttctgataagtaacaagtttattaagtaacaaagaccctagaTTGTATTGCTACTTCTACAAGTAGCACCTCAGCTTAAGAGACACTTTGGgggtctggcctttctgataagtaacaagtttattaagtaacaaagaccctagaTTGTATTGCTACTTGTACAAGTAGCACCTCAGCTTAAGTGACACTTTGGCGGTCTGGCATTTCAAAAAAGGAACTAAGTCCATTCAGTGATGAAGACCCTAAATATAGCCTGCGCTTggatattttccataaattttataGCCAACAGAActtccacatagttcctaacctaatCTAGCCAGTACTTTACACTTAACAGTTTATATAAGAGATATCTCTAGAAATGTATCTTGTCTGAAATAGTAGCAGTGAAATACCATCATTAACAGGGTAACTGTTTAGTACAGAAGTCCGCTCGGTTGaggtctgttaagttgaggtgttactaaCTTtattatcagagtaaatcaaggaTGATTAATACGGCAGCTGGTCAGCACAGAAGTCCGCTAAGTGGAGGTGTTATTAACACTATTATCAAATTAAATCATGGATAATTAATGGGGTAGCTGGTCAGTACAGAAGTCCACTAAGTTGAggtccattaagttgaggtgttactaaCTTtattatcagagtaaatcaaggaTGATTAATAGGGTAGCTGGTCAGTACAGAAGTCCGCTAAGTGGAGGTGTTACTAACACTATCAGATTAAATTATGGATGATTAATATGGTAGCTGGTCAGTACAGAAGTCCGCTAAGTGGAGGTGTTACTAACAGtattatcagagtaaatcaaggaTGATTCATAGGGTAGCTGGTCAGTACAGAAGTCCGCTAAGTGGAGGTGTTACTAACACTATCAGATTAAATTATGGATGATTAATATGGTAGCTGGTCAGTACAGAAGTCCGCTAAGTGGAGGTGTTACTAACAGtattatcagagtaaatcaaggaTGATTAATATGGTAGCTGGTCAGTACAGAAGTCCactaagttgaggtgttactaaCGTTATTATCCGAGTAAATCAAGGATAATTAATAGGGTAACTGGTCAGTACAGAAGTCCACAAAGTTGAGGTCTTTTAAGCTGAGGTATTACTAACTTTACCAGAGTAGAATCAGGACGAAATTCGAAGAACTTAACCGTACTTATTGTGGCTGCTTTGAAGGGTCCGATTCCTCCCTGATTGGCCGTTTGACATTCGTTGAGGGCCCTCAGCATGAAGACCTCCAGCTCTAGAAATCTGAGGCGCCGTTCGCAGATGAGAGCTTTTCTGTAGCACCTGATGTCTCGCCGGCATAAGGTCACTGCGATGAGGATAGGCGTTAGTGATTGGAGTTATATACTTAGTTATTAACTGTCTCTAGTGTTAATAAATACTACTGTACAAAGGAGGTTGTAAAGTTCATGTTAGTTCTGATTTTATCTCTTCAAATGCCATACATCatagatttgattttatatattttgcagagCAGTTCGTTCTTCATTGGCTTGCATCTATAGATGCTTGTACTTCTTTATTGGtgatatttaatatgaaaaaatacaccaACTTCAAGATATGTGCTTGATATGTTTGAGTACATCACCAACTCAACGCAAATCATACTAAATAGCAAAACATATTCAACTTTCAAATGCACAATCCTACTTACGATTGAGTTGGTTAATCCAACCGTCTACTGCTAAAAGTGAGAGTAAGACCAGCAGCGAGAGGCGTAGAATATTCGTAATCCgcctcatttctgaaaagaaagttttatttcttttatcaaggACACATTCAGTGACTTTTCGTTGTATTTTTAAGGCAGGGTTTGCTAAGAGAAAAGTAAGGGAAGGAGCGGGGAATAATGTTGATCAGTCATTACTAGAAATGTGAAATCTGAACCTTCGTCTAGAGCTTTTGGACAACATCAGTGGACTCTCAAGACCCATTCTGGTCTGTCCTTATTCACCCAACGAAGTCTAATGTACTTAGTTTCCATGTCTTTATATTTGCATGTAGTACTCCTTCAAGATACTTTCCTTTGGACTTCCTTTGAAGTCGTTACCTCTTCCAAGGACATGCTGCGAGGTGAATCTGTGTTATGTTTGTCTTTTCCAGTAAATTCAAGTCTGCATTATACCATTCACAGACCTTCAGATACAACACAGTCATGTAGGTTGTGCTTGATATGACGGAAGTAATATCAGACTTTGGCtataactaaaatgtggaatagtttgcctagtcactaggcaaactatttcacattttagtcTGGAGATCTGATGATTCCACAACACACTAGACCACTAGTGTGTTGTGGAATCATCTGATCTCCAGACGTTAAAGCGAGAAGCAAATACAGCCCTTTTCTCTCCTGACGCATCTTGAACTTCACGCGTATCGGTTCTGTTTTGTCCCCTcacatttatgtatttgtttctctttgggtttatagtctgttgactccgTTCATAAGGGTGTTCAGCTGAACATttaggaaagaaggaaggaaagaaaggtcGTATCCTTTCAGAAACTGATATGGAACAAgagttagtttttaaaataagcCAGTGTCCGATTAACACGTCAACATTCAGCATTTGGTTGATGgagattgattcctagggaaCCTGGTCCttatcaggaacagccaaacaagcgctacaGTCAACGTTTCGGCTTCAACAAACAAGCCATTTTCAACCCAAAAGTGGCGCAATGTGTTGAAGCCGAAACGCCCCTGTGGAATAAAATTGTTGACCGTAGCGCTTGTTTTACTGTTCCTGTTTAGCATTTCGTCATTATCTGTGATTACAGGGCGATGTTTATGAAGCGTGTCGCagtaaattcccttttttttatggaaaaaatagacAGTAATTTGGTCAATGGCAAACTACATTACGCACTCACAGACCTCGACACTTTAAGTGTGAGGCCACAGTTGTCAAGACTGATCTTACGGTTTTACACCGTGTCATTGTTACAATTGACCAGTCAGATTCGTAAATCATAATTTTGCTTATCGAGATATTTCCACTTGTTCTAGACGATTAGGTTGAGGTTAACTTGGCCCCCCtccctatgatatatatatatatatatatatatatatatttttttttttatttttagcttaattATCACATTCCATTCTAATGGCaggaaaattgccaaaaatatgCTTGATAGCATTGAGATTGTAGTGGGCCATTTTAATGGCTTGATACATAGCCATTTAATACTGGGAGTTCTTATATTATTTGATAAGAATAGAGCAAGTATTAGTTATCcatttaatatttgatatacggcattctttattacaaaaactaGAATTTTCATATCTTAATTAATTGAAAGATACTTTTTCTATTTtgcctttctgtattttctttattgtatcaTTACTGAATGTTCGTTATTCTTTTGTCAGAATTTTAAGAacgaattttttcctaaattgaCGACCCGCAAGGGGAGTATCCCTTGCATTTTGCGTCGTATGCTGTAGACGATACTCAAAGTCCTTTGCAATGTGCAGTTGACCCCAGCAAcattactttgtctttaatttgcATCGGAATCCTTTAGTATTTTTCTGCTGGGCTGTCCAACATCTTGAACTTCATCGTGTCCTAATTTCACCTCTCATTTTAATAAGACAACTCTATCAGGTCCTAATTTCACCTCTCATTTTAAGTACATTTCTCTCAGGCGAGGCCTGTGGAAGTCTAGAAATGTGATCCAGTTTCCTATGTTAactaacttataataataataataataataataataataataataataataataataataataataataataataataataatcccaaaat encodes the following:
- the LOC136853689 gene encoding uncharacterized protein codes for the protein MRRITNILRLSLLVLLSLLAVDGWINQLNLTLCRRDIRCYRKALICERRLRFLELEVFMLRALNECQTANQGGIGPFKAATITDLENVLASAGDDRVRDVARCLFSQLGLWKNGAVDQVAFYYMLSYANISSDMASQESFLDALSSCPAPELEQMPNFLGCVVQALCSSQLRSRKNKDISFKPHLQSLHTI